The following are encoded together in the Proteiniphilum saccharofermentans genome:
- a CDS encoding YebC/PmpR family DNA-binding transcriptional regulator, with protein sequence MGRAFEYRKATKMKRWGNMARVFTKLGKQITIAAREGGPDADTNPRLRVLIQQAKKENMPKDNVERAIKKATDKDHSDYKEVVYEGYGPYGIAIVVETATDNPTRTVANVRSYFNKHGGSLGTSGSLEFLFDHKCVFKIAPKDGISLEDLELELIDYGVDEVEADEEDILLYGDFKSYSEIQSYLEENGFEIHSAEFERIPRDTKDLNEEQRAQIEKLLEKFEEDEDVQNVFHNMAEGE encoded by the coding sequence ATGGGAAGAGCATTTGAATATAGAAAAGCGACCAAGATGAAACGCTGGGGAAATATGGCCCGCGTATTCACTAAATTAGGGAAACAGATCACTATTGCCGCCCGTGAAGGTGGCCCTGATGCCGATACCAATCCCCGCTTACGTGTGTTGATACAGCAGGCGAAGAAAGAGAATATGCCGAAAGACAACGTGGAGCGTGCCATCAAAAAGGCGACCGACAAGGATCATTCTGATTATAAGGAAGTGGTATATGAAGGATACGGGCCTTATGGCATCGCGATTGTAGTGGAAACAGCAACCGACAATCCCACGCGTACCGTGGCGAACGTCCGCAGCTATTTCAATAAACATGGGGGTTCATTGGGTACTTCCGGCAGCCTGGAATTTTTATTCGACCATAAGTGCGTATTCAAAATTGCACCTAAAGATGGTATTTCGTTGGAAGACCTGGAACTGGAACTGATCGATTATGGTGTGGATGAGGTAGAGGCTGATGAGGAGGATATTCTTCTCTACGGCGACTTCAAGTCCTATTCCGAAATCCAGAGTTATCTGGAAGAAAACGGCTTTGAAATTCATTCAGCCGAGTTCGAGCGCATTCCGCGCGACACCAAAGATCTCAACGAAGAGCAACGTGCTCAGATCGAGAAATTACTGGAAAAATTTGAGGAGGACGAGGATGTCCAGAATGTGTTCCATAATATGGCGGAAGGGGAGTAA
- a CDS encoding DUF1573 domain-containing protein, producing MMKKVSLIVLFAVLVSGMAFAQQKPEMDFKRTEHNFGTIKEEIGSVSTQFEFTNTGKSPLIIQRVSASCGCTTPSYTKEPVLPGKKGTISATYSTVRRPGTFNKTIRVYTNVPDTVYVLTIKGNVTPKQ from the coding sequence ATGATGAAGAAGGTAAGTTTAATAGTATTATTTGCCGTTTTGGTGAGTGGCATGGCTTTTGCACAGCAGAAACCGGAAATGGATTTTAAGAGAACAGAACATAATTTCGGGACTATCAAAGAAGAGATAGGCTCGGTTTCCACGCAGTTTGAATTTACCAATACAGGCAAGAGTCCTCTTATTATACAACGGGTATCGGCATCGTGCGGATGTACCACTCCCAGTTATACAAAAGAGCCGGTGTTGCCGGGTAAAAAGGGAACCATTTCCGCCACTTATTCCACCGTACGTCGTCCAGGTACATTTAACAAAACGATCAGAGTGTACACGAATGTTCCCGATACGGTATACGTACTCACTATTAAAGGGAACGTAACGCCCAAACAATAA
- the meaB gene encoding methylmalonyl Co-A mutase-associated GTPase MeaB, with translation MEHPENDPRYKGLIVNKGVVRPPSVNPYLQKRTKEHERSVTEYAEGILSGNRVVLSQAVTLVESSRPEHQEKAQAIIEQCLPYAGNSIRVGITGVPGAGKSTSIDAFGMHLLRNGHKLAVLAIDPSSERSKGSILGDKTRMEKLSLEQNAFIRPSPSAGSLGGVARKTRETIVLCEAAGFDYVFVETVGVGQSETAVHSMVDFFLLIQLAGTGDELQGIKRGIMEMADGIVINKADGDNIEKAKMAQRHFSNALHLFPLPDSGWVPKVLTYSGYYNLGIAEVWEMVHKYIDFVRENGYFERKRQQQAKYWMYETINEQLRNSFYRDPEIDRLLQKLEDDVLGNRKSSFIAAREALDKYFELFLRQ, from the coding sequence ATGGAACATCCCGAGAATGATCCGAGATATAAGGGACTTATTGTCAATAAAGGTGTTGTCCGCCCGCCCAGTGTGAATCCTTATTTACAGAAAAGGACAAAAGAACATGAGCGTTCTGTGACGGAATATGCAGAAGGTATTTTGTCAGGCAACAGGGTAGTGCTCAGTCAGGCTGTGACACTGGTGGAGAGTTCACGACCCGAACATCAGGAGAAAGCGCAGGCTATTATTGAACAGTGTCTCCCTTATGCCGGTAATTCAATCCGTGTGGGTATAACAGGCGTTCCCGGAGCCGGGAAAAGTACCTCTATTGATGCATTCGGGATGCATCTGTTGCGAAACGGACATAAATTAGCGGTACTGGCTATTGACCCTTCGAGTGAGCGGTCGAAGGGGAGTATCCTTGGAGATAAGACAAGGATGGAGAAACTCTCTTTAGAGCAGAATGCCTTTATCCGCCCTTCTCCTTCAGCGGGATCCCTGGGAGGTGTGGCGCGCAAGACCCGCGAAACGATTGTCCTTTGTGAAGCGGCCGGATTTGATTATGTATTTGTGGAAACCGTGGGAGTAGGGCAGTCGGAGACAGCAGTCCACTCCATGGTGGATTTCTTTTTACTGATCCAGCTTGCCGGTACGGGTGATGAGTTACAGGGTATCAAACGTGGGATCATGGAGATGGCCGACGGCATTGTGATTAATAAAGCTGATGGAGACAATATTGAAAAAGCCAAGATGGCCCAGCGTCATTTCAGCAATGCGCTGCACCTTTTTCCACTTCCGGATTCGGGGTGGGTACCCAAAGTGCTGACTTATTCCGGATACTATAACCTGGGTATTGCGGAAGTATGGGAGATGGTGCACAAGTATATCGATTTTGTGAGGGAAAACGGTTATTTCGAACGTAAACGGCAACAACAGGCGAAATACTGGATGTATGAAACCATTAACGAGCAGTTGAGGAACAGCTTTTACCGTGATCCGGAGATTGACCGGTTATTACAAAAACTGGAGGATGATGTCCTTGGTAACCGGAAAAGCTCCTTTATCGCAGCCAGGGAAGCGCTTGACAAATATTTTGAATTGTTTCTCAGGCAATGA
- a CDS encoding alpha-2-macroglobulin family protein, with protein sequence MNKIFLTLLLVALASGVFSQTNRPMNRDHYTNEWAKVAEFEKKSLPRSASATVNAILQQAVKDKNSPQIIKALIHQGKYDLTLDAQNDTLIFRNLNEMLGKSGSVVEKSVLHSMLAELYLQYYQKDRWNIDQRTYLGDFVPADMKEWTRNIFFNKAVEHLDASVAAEEELVEAKVESYAAVVELGKASRRFYPTMYDFLARRAIELSGQVNQDEDLNRVLARKNISQESLFAPADEFVKLSFTPQQAEYGLLVLENYKKLLSSLLQRNMDSSVLLVELEKSDYLRGLYYSTYISLARPALEKLLAKWEGNEMSVEIIDKLSQFYLHEVDLTNAEDTIQRREKTGEVYELLKKTIADFPKYERISILQNRLSQLTQPAFTVTGAGTFPKEGNKELKVNFKNIRSLTAKLYRINSPIEMLEEKSKVRGQIAGKRVLIKEIPISLPDTPEYWHGETTFTVNPGGFGSYMLTFSSSPETNDARGSDYYFSVSDMAVFTRGSSDNQYDFFVVDRTTGIPVPNAKVDIYKLPGNWNNSQLTLDQSIITNELGLAVYNKKIPNNDVFYHAVSGNDKGSALNRLPSAFYSYSDRKIESREMTNIFTDRSLYRPGQTVYFKAIQVRGGAGEQSVITGKPIEIVLRDANRREISKQTITTNEFGSIAGEFVLPQGVLPGHFTIGSGEGTVGFRVEEYKRPTFEVRFDKIEKTYKFGEEITLKGKAVSFSGISLQQANVEYDITRMQMWWRIWNGRTIDHYTSGSVTTGEDGGFEITFTPEKPDSQSSSKVVYSFEVAVTVTDINGETQTASYTVTVGDVSMMLSLDIPDRWAKESDEKIIISAKNLDDNDVVAGGTYRIFSLQENDSIRQSEAEGEFKTGDQPELKKRLTGLPSGKYRVKLESKDDRGNSIETEKDIILFSYSDKRPPIKTNEWFIQKNSNFSREKDAEMILGVSDKVHVLYELWQEDKLLDRKWIGLDNENRLFSIPYKEQYKEGVTLMLTYVKDGKFYAHKVDLLPEKEKKELKVKLDVFRDKIRPGAEEEWRITVTGADNNPALAEVLASMYDFSLDNISPSQTWNFYPFSYTRYFSRMGFTSDQSFHAVTAHSNIPVQWKNVTAFEFDRFNWFGYSLFYSGRIMLRGARTGAVQTQAYSLQAKSVDEALMVQDVLAEEEIEIMARYSTPPPPPAPPAPVSGEPGQENEALQIRRNFNETAFFFPHLRTNEKGETQIAFTVPESNTKWRFRVLAHDKKLNTGKAEAFTVSQKELMVTPNMPRFLRHGDRTAISTKISNLSDGAINGSVKLEFFNPLTEEIINDISFENREQAFSLEQGASSDAWWTFDVPTDIDILGIRIVARSEQFSDGEQHALAVLPNRMLVTESMRMDLSGEQTKEFTMDRLIDRSSNTIQDYRLTLEFTSNPAWYAVQALPVLGEPESDNAVSWFASYYANSLGAHIGEAFPKVKAMIEAWKKQGGSKETLLSNLEKNQELKSVLLEETPWVLEARSELEQKERLSLLFDLNRSRNLTTTAIGKLQDLQTNQGGWSWFKGFNPSVSITQYILYGFYQLKELDAAEFSQEILSMQEKAVFYIDTEAQRRFEALKKYNKEWKNIKTISTTDLEYLYVRSGYTAYPLDKEGKEMTDFYLSVVEKNWTQYGLYERSLIAMLMGRQGKTGVVESILKSFREHAANSEEMGMYWANNRARVFMSQSAVSVHTFIMDAFRIGGAKAYEMDEMKRWLLKQKQTQLWETTHATADAVYTLLNTGSDWFSTEGETTVTLGKLRVEPENKDLGSGYFKESWYRTEVTPEMGKVTVAHQGNTPAWGALYWQYFEDMDKIEKTDASLDIEKQLFVEQTTVFGSQLVQITEDSPLEVGDKVVVRLTLRSDRDLEFVHLKDMRAAAFEPVNQISAMRWQNGIPYYQTSKDASTGFYFDNLPRGTYLFEYAVYVSRPGSYSNGITTIQSMYAPEFTSHTAGMRIIVKE encoded by the coding sequence ATGAATAAAATTTTCCTCACACTGCTCCTTGTGGCACTTGCTTCAGGAGTTTTTTCCCAGACTAACCGACCAATGAACAGAGACCATTATACAAACGAATGGGCAAAAGTAGCCGAATTTGAAAAGAAATCACTTCCCCGGTCAGCTTCGGCTACCGTAAATGCTATTTTGCAACAGGCTGTAAAGGATAAAAACAGTCCTCAAATCATCAAGGCCTTGATCCATCAGGGAAAGTATGACCTGACGCTGGATGCACAAAATGATACGCTTATCTTCCGGAATCTGAATGAAATGCTGGGGAAAAGCGGCAGTGTAGTAGAAAAATCGGTATTGCACTCCATGCTGGCAGAGTTGTACCTGCAATACTATCAAAAAGACCGGTGGAATATCGACCAGCGTACCTATTTAGGGGATTTTGTGCCGGCCGACATGAAGGAGTGGACACGCAATATCTTCTTCAACAAAGCCGTGGAACACTTGGATGCTTCTGTTGCTGCTGAGGAGGAACTGGTGGAGGCGAAAGTGGAATCTTATGCTGCTGTGGTAGAATTGGGCAAGGCTTCGAGACGGTTTTACCCTACCATGTATGACTTTTTGGCGCGGCGTGCCATAGAACTATCGGGGCAAGTCAATCAGGATGAAGACCTGAACCGTGTGCTGGCAAGGAAGAATATCTCGCAGGAGTCGTTGTTTGCTCCGGCAGATGAGTTTGTGAAATTGTCGTTCACTCCCCAACAGGCAGAATATGGATTATTGGTACTCGAAAATTATAAAAAGCTGTTGAGTTCCCTGTTGCAGCGAAATATGGATAGTTCGGTTTTGCTGGTCGAACTGGAAAAATCGGATTATTTGAGGGGTCTCTATTATTCTACATATATTTCTCTGGCACGCCCGGCATTGGAGAAGTTACTGGCAAAATGGGAAGGGAACGAAATGAGTGTGGAAATTATCGACAAGCTATCTCAATTTTATTTACACGAAGTCGATCTGACCAATGCAGAAGATACAATTCAACGGAGAGAGAAGACAGGAGAGGTATATGAATTACTGAAAAAAACAATAGCGGATTTCCCGAAATACGAACGGATATCGATACTTCAAAACAGGTTATCGCAACTTACACAGCCGGCTTTTACAGTTACAGGAGCGGGTACTTTCCCTAAAGAGGGTAATAAAGAGTTAAAAGTGAATTTCAAAAATATACGGTCACTCACCGCAAAGCTGTATCGCATTAACTCACCCATAGAGATGTTGGAAGAGAAATCGAAAGTGCGAGGCCAGATAGCCGGAAAACGTGTATTGATCAAGGAAATACCTATATCTTTGCCGGATACACCTGAATACTGGCATGGAGAAACAACGTTTACGGTCAATCCCGGAGGTTTCGGTAGCTATATGTTGACTTTCAGTTCTTCACCTGAAACCAATGATGCCCGAGGATCAGATTATTATTTTTCAGTCTCTGATATGGCTGTTTTCACCAGAGGATCTTCTGATAATCAATATGATTTTTTCGTGGTGGACAGAACGACCGGTATTCCTGTTCCTAATGCCAAAGTCGATATTTATAAACTGCCGGGTAACTGGAACAATTCGCAGCTTACGTTGGATCAATCAATCATTACCAATGAATTAGGATTGGCTGTGTATAATAAAAAAATTCCCAATAACGATGTCTTTTATCATGCTGTTTCAGGGAATGACAAAGGCTCCGCATTGAATCGATTGCCATCGGCTTTTTATAGTTACTCCGACCGGAAGATCGAATCGCGGGAAATGACAAATATTTTCACTGACCGAAGCCTCTACAGGCCGGGACAGACAGTTTATTTTAAGGCGATACAGGTTCGGGGAGGTGCCGGTGAGCAATCCGTTATTACCGGTAAACCTATTGAGATTGTATTGAGAGATGCCAATCGCAGGGAAATATCGAAGCAAACCATAACGACGAACGAATTTGGTTCTATAGCAGGTGAATTTGTGTTACCGCAAGGTGTACTGCCGGGACATTTTACGATCGGATCCGGAGAGGGAACTGTGGGTTTCCGGGTAGAGGAATACAAACGCCCTACCTTTGAGGTGAGATTCGATAAAATAGAGAAAACATATAAATTCGGTGAGGAGATCACACTCAAAGGAAAAGCAGTAAGTTTTTCAGGTATCAGCCTTCAACAAGCGAATGTGGAGTATGATATTACGCGAATGCAAATGTGGTGGAGGATATGGAATGGAAGAACTATAGACCACTATACGTCAGGCAGTGTAACCACCGGGGAGGATGGTGGTTTTGAGATTACTTTTACTCCGGAAAAACCTGATAGCCAATCTTCTTCTAAAGTGGTTTATTCGTTTGAAGTGGCAGTTACGGTGACCGATATTAACGGCGAAACACAAACGGCTTCTTATACAGTGACGGTGGGAGATGTCTCCATGATGTTATCGCTGGATATACCCGATAGGTGGGCAAAGGAAAGTGATGAAAAGATCATTATTTCAGCCAAAAATCTGGATGATAACGATGTGGTAGCCGGCGGAACTTACCGGATTTTTTCCCTTCAGGAGAATGACTCTATCCGTCAATCGGAAGCAGAGGGGGAATTCAAGACAGGTGACCAGCCGGAATTGAAAAAACGACTGACGGGTTTGCCATCGGGAAAATACCGTGTGAAACTGGAATCGAAAGACGACAGGGGAAATTCCATTGAGACAGAAAAAGATATTATTCTCTTTTCTTATTCCGATAAGCGCCCGCCAATAAAAACCAACGAATGGTTTATACAAAAAAACAGCAATTTCTCACGCGAGAAAGACGCGGAAATGATACTGGGAGTATCTGACAAAGTGCATGTCTTGTATGAATTATGGCAGGAGGATAAATTGCTGGATCGGAAATGGATCGGATTGGATAATGAAAACCGGCTCTTTTCGATCCCCTATAAAGAACAATACAAGGAAGGTGTCACCCTGATGCTTACCTATGTAAAGGATGGAAAGTTCTATGCCCATAAGGTGGATCTCCTTCCTGAAAAAGAGAAGAAGGAACTAAAAGTGAAATTAGATGTGTTCCGTGACAAGATCCGCCCCGGCGCGGAAGAGGAATGGCGGATCACGGTAACCGGTGCGGATAATAATCCCGCATTGGCAGAGGTGCTGGCGTCGATGTATGATTTTTCGCTCGACAATATTTCTCCATCACAAACATGGAATTTCTATCCCTTCTCGTATACACGCTATTTCTCGAGGATGGGATTCACGAGTGATCAATCGTTCCATGCCGTTACGGCCCATAGTAATATACCCGTGCAGTGGAAGAATGTTACAGCTTTTGAGTTCGACCGTTTTAACTGGTTCGGTTACTCGCTGTTCTACTCCGGGAGGATTATGCTGAGAGGAGCCAGAACAGGAGCAGTACAAACACAGGCATATTCGCTACAAGCAAAGTCCGTAGACGAAGCGTTGATGGTTCAGGATGTGTTGGCTGAAGAAGAAATAGAAATAATGGCTCGTTATTCCACACCTCCGCCGCCTCCTGCACCTCCCGCACCTGTCTCCGGAGAGCCCGGGCAAGAAAATGAAGCCCTTCAGATACGGCGCAATTTTAACGAAACCGCTTTCTTCTTCCCCCATCTTAGAACCAATGAGAAAGGGGAGACGCAAATTGCTTTTACAGTCCCTGAGAGCAATACAAAGTGGCGTTTCCGTGTATTGGCACACGATAAGAAGTTGAATACCGGAAAAGCGGAAGCTTTTACCGTGTCTCAAAAAGAGCTGATGGTGACGCCCAATATGCCGCGTTTCCTACGTCACGGCGACAGGACGGCAATTTCTACCAAGATATCCAATCTTTCGGATGGTGCAATTAACGGTAGCGTGAAGCTGGAATTCTTCAATCCTCTCACAGAAGAGATCATCAATGATATATCGTTTGAGAACCGGGAACAGGCATTTTCCTTAGAGCAAGGCGCCTCTTCCGATGCATGGTGGACATTTGATGTGCCGACCGATATCGATATTCTTGGTATCCGGATCGTAGCACGAAGCGAACAGTTCAGCGACGGCGAGCAACATGCGTTGGCGGTGCTCCCCAACCGGATGCTGGTGACCGAAAGCATGCGGATGGATCTGAGCGGGGAGCAGACGAAAGAGTTCACCATGGACAGGTTGATCGACAGATCGTCCAACACCATACAAGATTACCGGTTGACGCTTGAGTTTACCTCCAATCCCGCCTGGTATGCGGTACAGGCTTTGCCTGTATTGGGAGAACCGGAGAGCGACAATGCGGTCTCATGGTTTGCCTCCTATTATGCCAATTCATTGGGTGCACATATCGGAGAGGCATTTCCGAAGGTGAAAGCGATGATAGAGGCATGGAAAAAACAGGGTGGCAGTAAAGAGACGCTCCTCTCAAACCTTGAGAAGAATCAGGAGTTAAAGAGCGTGTTACTGGAAGAAACTCCCTGGGTGCTGGAAGCCCGGAGCGAATTAGAACAGAAAGAGCGACTGTCGTTGCTGTTCGACCTGAACCGTAGCCGCAACCTTACCACGACGGCTATTGGCAAACTGCAGGATCTGCAAACCAATCAGGGCGGATGGAGTTGGTTCAAGGGCTTCAATCCGAGTGTAAGCATTACGCAATATATCCTTTACGGATTTTATCAGTTAAAAGAACTGGATGCTGCGGAGTTCTCGCAAGAGATCCTTTCAATGCAGGAGAAAGCAGTTTTTTATATCGATACTGAAGCCCAACGCCGCTTCGAGGCGCTGAAGAAATACAATAAAGAGTGGAAGAATATCAAAACCATTTCCACCACCGACCTTGAGTATCTCTATGTGCGCTCCGGTTATACCGCGTATCCGTTGGACAAGGAAGGGAAAGAGATGACCGACTTTTATCTTTCTGTCGTCGAAAAGAACTGGACACAATACGGATTATATGAGCGCTCATTGATTGCCATGCTGATGGGTCGGCAAGGGAAAACGGGTGTGGTGGAAAGTATTTTGAAATCTTTTCGTGAACACGCTGCCAATTCGGAGGAGATGGGCATGTATTGGGCAAATAATCGTGCGCGGGTATTTATGTCGCAATCGGCTGTTTCGGTGCATACCTTTATCATGGACGCTTTCCGTATCGGAGGAGCTAAAGCCTATGAAATGGACGAAATGAAGCGTTGGCTCCTGAAACAGAAACAGACACAGTTGTGGGAAACTACCCATGCTACGGCAGATGCCGTATATACGCTATTGAATACCGGAAGCGATTGGTTCTCTACAGAAGGAGAAACAACCGTTACATTGGGTAAACTGCGTGTGGAACCTGAGAACAAGGATCTGGGTAGTGGCTACTTTAAGGAGTCGTGGTACCGTACCGAGGTAACTCCTGAAATGGGTAAGGTTACGGTGGCGCATCAGGGAAATACTCCTGCATGGGGCGCACTTTACTGGCAATATTTCGAAGATATGGACAAGATCGAAAAAACCGATGCTTCTCTCGACATCGAAAAACAACTCTTCGTGGAGCAGACTACCGTATTCGGATCGCAATTGGTGCAGATTACGGAGGATAGCCCATTGGAGGTAGGAGATAAGGTGGTTGTACGTCTGACTCTACGGAGCGATCGCGATCTGGAGTTTGTCCATTTGAAAGATATGCGTGCAGCTGCTTTTGAGCCGGTCAACCAGATTTCAGCTATGAGGTGGCAGAACGGGATTCCCTATTATCAGACATCGAAAGACGCCTCTACCGGCTTCTATTTCGATAACCTGCCCCGGGGTACCTATCTGTTTGAGTATGCGGTGTATGTGAGCCGGCCGGGCAGCTATTCCAACGGCATCACCACCATTCAGAGTATGTATGCCCCTGAGTTCACCTCACATACCGCCGGAATGAGAATTATTGTTAAAGAATAA